Genomic segment of Alcanivorax borkumensis SK2:
ACAGCACCCCAGCCAACCGTGGTGGCAGCGGCGCTACCCAAGTGCTGGTGCGCAAAAACAGTCAAGCAAGGCAGAATAACCGTGAGTTTTTTATCGAAGCCGGAAAACAGCAACGCTGACAGAAAAGTAACAAACCAACACTTACATTAAAGGTTATTGCCAGAGCTACGCAGCCTCGCCGTTAAGTGCAAAACGCGGGATCGTCCTTGAGAAGCAGAAGAAACCATACCGCGTTTTGTCGCTTTGTAGATACGTCACCTTTTTATACGGTTTATCCCATTGATCGCCGCAACCCGATACGCTTCCGCCATAGTCGGGTAGTTAAAGGTGGTATCAATAAAGTACTCCAGCGTATTGTTTTCACCTGGCTGGCGCATGATGGCCTGCCCCACATGGACGATCTCCATGGCCTGATAACCAAAACAGTGAATACCCAGCACCGCCAATGTCTCTCGGTGAAACAGGATCTTCAGCATCCCTACCCGTTCACCGGTTATCTGCGCACGAGCCAGATTCTTGAAAAAAGCCTGCCCCACATCATAAGGCACCTTGGCCTCGGTCAGCTCCTGTTCCGTACGCCCCACACTGCTGATCCCTGGGATGGTGTAAATGCCCGTAGGCACATCCGTTACCTGGCGGACTTCATCGCCGGCGATGGCCGCCGCACAAAAGCGCCCTTGGTCATAGGATGCACTGGCCAATGACGGCCAACCCACCACATCCCCCACCGCATAGAGGTTATCTGTCTCGGTCTGGTAGCGTTCGTTAACCTTAAGCTGTCCACGGTCATTGGCTTTGACGTCCACATTTTCCAGACCAATATTCTGTGTATTACCGGAACGACCGTTGCACCATAGCAAGGCATCCGCACGCAGCTTTTTGCCGGATTCCAGCTCCAGGGTTACACCATCGTCATCGGCCGTCACCCGCTTATAGTGTTCTCCTTGGCGAATGGTACAGCCTTGCTCACGCAGGTGATAACTGAGTGCATCGGAAATTTCTGTATCCAAAAAATCCAGCAAGTGCTCGCGAGAGTTCACCAAGTCCACCCGGATACCCAGCCCTGTAAAGATGCAGGCATATTCCGAACCGATCACCCCAGCACCATAAATTAGGATATGCCGTGGCGTATGGTCCATGGTCAAAATGGTGTCCGAGTCATAGATACGCGGATGGGAAAAATCCACATCCTCCGGGTGATAAGGTCGAGAACCGGTAGCCACCAAAATATTATCCGTTTTGAGTAAGTGCTGGCGGCCCTCGTGATCGTCTACCCGAACCTCATTTGGTGAAAGAATTTCTCCGCGACCGGCAAACACGGTGACTCGGTTACGCACGTAAAAGTCTGTTCTAACTTGAACCTGTGAATCAATCACTTCCCGGGTACGGGCAATCAAGTCCTGCCAGCGAATTTCTCGGGGCTTGAGAATCCCCCGCAGTAAAGGGTTACGCTGGGTACGAATCACCTGCCGCACCTGATGACGCAGAGCCTTGGAGGGAATAGTGCCCCAATGGGTACAATTCCCACCCAGTGACGACTGCTCTTCAATAATGGCTACTTTCAAATCTTTTTTGGCGGCCTGCATGGCAGCCGCCTCTCCCGCAGGGCCACTACCAATGACAACAAGGCCCCAACCAGCACTGATATCCATTCACCTCTCCTTAACGGCTTGCCCCCCGAGTATAAATGATTACAGACCGTTAGCGGTCAGCAAGCACAAGGCACCGGAGTGGGTCTAAAACCGAAGTATAGTAAGAAGATAAGGCATAAATAAAATAAGCGCGAAAGCCATCATTGGAGCCCGCAGGGGCCGCCAATGCAGGCACGGGTTATTACCGTTCGCTGTAGGGATACACCTCGACGGGCAACCGGAATGCCCTCAAAAGAGCCCCCTCTTCACCTCGTCGTAGGGGTCGAACCCGCCGCTCAAAATCAAGTAAGGAAGGAGTTCTTTACAAGCGCCTTAAGCCATCGTTTCACCAGCCCAACGCATACTTAACAAAAGGAATAGTGACAGGGCGCTGCTGCGCCAAGGCCAAGCGATCGAGTTTTGCCAGCAGAGCCATTAAAGCACCCGCAGAGCGCTCGCTACGCAATACAATATAATGAGCAACTTCCGGCTCTAGTCGCAATCCCCTCGCCTTGGCCCTCTCCTGTAATAACGCCTGCAAGTCATCATCTTCAAGAGACATCAACCGATAAACAGGCCCTGCCGCCAAGCGAGTGGCCAGATCGGGCAACATTAGCCCCATGGCTGCAGGCGACGCATTGGCGGTAACCAACAGCCGCCCCCCCAAGGACATCAACCGATTATAAAGATGAAACAGAGCCTCCTCCCAGGCAGGCAGGCCGGCGAACAACTGGCAATCATCAATGGCCAGTAGCCCAAACTGCTCCATGGATTCCAGCACCTCAGGCACTAGTGGAATAATCTCACGGGCGGGCAACAGGCAGGCATCCAAGCCATTGTGTTGAGCCAGACGCACCGCGCCTTCTAGCAAATGGCTTTTCCCCTGCCCGTCACCCGCCCAGAAAAAGGCCTGCCGATCAGCCCCCTGCACCGCCTCATATAATCCGGCCACGGCAGCGCCGTTCGGGCCCGACTGGAAATTATCCAGAGCGTTACCCTCACGGAGCTGCAGGGCCAAAGGAAGTTGCGCGCTCATGGGTTCAACGCCAGCAATAATGCCATTGGGGGCCAGACACGACAGCATCTGGACAGGCCTGCAACCGAGGAGACAGCTCGAGCAAATTGCGTAGCTGCTCATCACTGGCACTGAAATCCAGCCTAAAGGTCAGCGTAGTCGCAGACACTTGCTCCAGTGAGGCGCGGCGCATCCCGCTCAGGCCTCCCAGAAATTGCTGCAGCGCAAACCAGTCCTGGAGCTGATCAACCTCATCCACCACCAGCAACGTGCGCAGATCCGTCATCTCGCCTTTCACGCCATAGCGCTCGGCCAACTGGTCGGTGACGTTATCGATCAAAGCCGTCACCGCATCCTCGCTGTTCGCGGTCTTTTCCCTGCCCTCTTCTAGGACCGTCTTGTCCTTCAATACCCGCCAATTCACTGTGGCCGGTTCCCCCTGATAAAGCACCGCAGCGGCAATTAATTCATGGGGATAACGACTGGAGGCATCATGTAACTGCTGATCGAAACGGCCACGGACGTCAGCCACATTCAGGCGCTCCTGATCTTGATTGTCCCACTCGGGGATAACCAGAGTCAGCCCACGGCGCTGGGCTTCAGCGATTAGATGTGCGTACAGCGGATGGTCTTCCACCACCATTTCACCACGGCCTGCGCCCTGATCCACCAGCCAGAGCAGCACCCGTGAGCGGGGCATGCTCCATACCGAAGCCCCCCTGTCTGCCATGAAGGCCATCAGGCCATTCACATCGTAGCGGGCCTGCAAGGCACTACGACCGTCCTCTAGAGTACTGTAATCGTAGCGAGTCACCCAACGATCCAACTGCGTCGCTGCCTCGCTAGCTACGCTCTCATCGAGCACATCACGCTGCCCGCTCAGCCGCACCAACATCTGCTCCAGACCCTGCGCCAACGCATCCTGCCGTTGTGCTTCGCCACGGCCATCCACCGGTACCTGCACCGTGTCCAGTGATTGCGCCTGCGCGAGCACGCTCCACCCCAACAACACAGCCAACAATCCAATCCAACGCATGGGCGCTCATTCCAACCGAAAATTCAAGCGCGCTATTATCACCTATTCATCAAACCCACGCGAATCCGTTTACGGTCAATTACAAGGTAAATTGAGGAACAATAGAGCTTTGGACCCTGATGAAAACGTGCTTTACCCACCCAAGCTGCAAAGCAGAGGTTCCCCAGTAGGCTGACCGGTTGCTAGAATACGCGCCTTCACCAATCCGGAGCTCCCCATGACCGAACAGAAACGGCCACTGACGTACCGTGACGCAGGCGTCGACATCGACGCCGGTAACGAGCTGGTTAAACGCATCGCCCCTGTTGCCAAGCGGACCCGTCGCCCGGAAGTCCTCGGCGGTCTTGGTGGTTTCGGCGCCTTGTGCGAGCTACCCACCAAGTACAAAAACCCCGTTCTGGTTGCTGGCACCGATGGCGTCGGCACCAAACTGCGACTGGCCATCGATCACAATCGCCACGAGAAAGTCGGCGTCGACCTAGTCGCCATGTGCGTCAATGACCTCATCGTAGGCGGAGCAGAACCCCTGTTCTTCCTGGATTACTACGCCACCGGCAAACTGGATGTAGAGATTGCCACCAGCGTAGTAACCGGTATTGGCGAGGGCTGCGAGCTGGCAGGCTGTGCCTTGATCGGCGGCGAAACCGCGGAAATGCCCGGCATGTATGAAGGCGAGGACTATGACTTGGCGGGCTTCTGTGTCGGCGTGGTGGAAAAGGATGGCGTGCTGGATGGCAGCAAGGTAGAAGCCGGCGACAAGCTGATTGGTCTTGGCGCCTCTGGCCCTCATTCCAACGGCTACTCTCTGATTCGTCGGATCATGGCTCAGGCTGAAACTGACATCGATCTGGACGGCAAGCCACTGATTGAACACCTGCTCGAACCCACCCGAATTTACGTTAAATCCTTGCTCAAACTGATTGAGCAAGTACCGGTCCATGCCATGGCTCACATTACCGGCGGCGGCCTGCCAGAAAACCTCCCCCGAGTTCTGCCGGACAACACCCGTGCTGTAATCGACACTAAAAGCTGGGAGTTCCCCGCAGTGTTCCAGTGGCTTCAGCAGGAAGGGCAAGTGCCCGCCTTCGAAATGTACCGGACCTTTAACTGCGGCGTGGGCATGGTTATTGCGGTACCAGCCAGCCACGTTGATGACGCTCTCGCCCTGCTGGAAGCAGAAGGTGAAAGCGCCTTCTTGATCGGTGAAATTCAGGCAGGCGACGGCCAGCCCGACGTCGTTCTGGACGGGCTGTCAGCGTGACTCACCGGCTAGCGGTATTGATTAGCGGCTCAGGCACCAACCTGCAAGCAATCATGGATGCCCGTGAACACGGCAGTCTCGATGTCGAGATTGCCGTGGTATTCTCCAATCGAGCCAACGCGGCAGGCTTGGAGCGAGCGTCCCAGGCGGGAATTCCCACCGCCACTCTGGATCACCGTGACTACCCGAGCAGGGAAGAGTTCGACCAGGCCATGATCGACCTGCTCACCCCGTATGCTCCAGACACCGTAGTGCTGGCCGGCTTTATGCGTATTCTCTCTAGTGTTTTTGTACGCCATTACGCCGGGCGCTTAATCAACATCCATCCCTCGCTGCTGCCCAAGTATCGGGGGTTAAATACGCATGCTCGTGCCCTGGAAGCCGGCGATAGCGAACATGGCTGCTCCATTCATTTTGTCACCGAAGAACTGGATGGCGGCCCTCTGATTGCACAGGCCCCCATTTCGGTACAAACGAACGATACCGTTGATTCCCTGTCCAAACGTGTACAACAACGCGAACACCGGCTCTATCCTCAGGTGTTGCAATGGCGTGCACAAAATAGACTGGAACTGACCTACAACGGAGTGTTACTGGATGGCAAGCCCCTCCCTACACAGGGTTATATCCTCACTTAACCCACTTATTCTCGCCAGTATTATGCTGGTGAGCCTGACGTTCTCTTCCGTCGCCAGCGCAGAGCAAACGCCGTCCCCCTTTAATTTGGATTACCGCCTGAAAAGCGAAGGGATACCCTTCAGCATTGAGGCTCATCGCTCTCTCAGCCAAATGCAGAACGGACTCTGGAAAATGGAAGTCCACGCCAAAAACTGGCTCGGCGAAATCCGCGAAACCGCCCTGTTTAACTGGCAGGGGTGTACCCCGCTAAGCAATTATTATGGCTATAAGCGCAGAGGCTTGGGCAAAGTAAAAGAAGCCAAACTGCACATCGACCGCCAAACCGGCGTGGTCGCCAGCGAGCGCACCGACAAACCCATGCGTAGCTACGATGTGAGCAACAACGCCACCGACGAGCTTTCTGTCTCCCTCGCCCTGCAATGTGAACTGCGCGACGGCGCCAACGAGGTAGAACTGCAGGTGGCCGACGAGCGCGCCCAAAAGACCCACCACTACACCGTAGTCGGCCGGGAGACTCTCACCATTGATGGTGGCCGAGTGGAAACCCTAAAAGTACAACGACAACGGGGCAAGAACAGCGAGCGACAAACTTACATGTGGTTCGCGCCAGATCATGACTATACGCTGGTGCAACTAATGCAGAAGAACGACGATGGCGAACACCTGATGACCCTGCAATCATTGGAAGGACTCTGAACGTGCGGTTAATCTCCGTCCTACTGATGCTCGTTAGTAGCCTGGCTATAGCGAACGAGCCTCTTGCTCCATTTTCTGCTGAATTTCGCATTTATGTGAACAAGTT
This window contains:
- the sthA gene encoding Si-specific NAD(P)(+) transhydrogenase, which translates into the protein MDISAGWGLVVIGSGPAGEAAAMQAAKKDLKVAIIEEQSSLGGNCTHWGTIPSKALRHQVRQVIRTQRNPLLRGILKPREIRWQDLIARTREVIDSQVQVRTDFYVRNRVTVFAGRGEILSPNEVRVDDHEGRQHLLKTDNILVATGSRPYHPEDVDFSHPRIYDSDTILTMDHTPRHILIYGAGVIGSEYACIFTGLGIRVDLVNSREHLLDFLDTEISDALSYHLREQGCTIRQGEHYKRVTADDDGVTLELESGKKLRADALLWCNGRSGNTQNIGLENVDVKANDRGQLKVNERYQTETDNLYAVGDVVGWPSLASASYDQGRFCAAAIAGDEVRQVTDVPTGIYTIPGISSVGRTEQELTEAKVPYDVGQAFFKNLARAQITGERVGMLKILFHRETLAVLGIHCFGYQAMEIVHVGQAIMRQPGENNTLEYFIDTTFNYPTMAEAYRVAAINGINRIKR
- the hda gene encoding DnaA regulatory inactivator Hda; its protein translation is MSAQLPLALQLREGNALDNFQSGPNGAAVAGLYEAVQGADRQAFFWAGDGQGKSHLLEGAVRLAQHNGLDACLLPAREIIPLVPEVLESMEQFGLLAIDDCQLFAGLPAWEEALFHLYNRLMSLGGRLLVTANASPAAMGLMLPDLATRLAAGPVYRLMSLEDDDLQALLQERAKARGLRLEPEVAHYIVLRSERSAGALMALLAKLDRLALAQQRPVTIPFVKYALGW
- a CDS encoding DUF2066 domain-containing protein, translating into MRWIGLLAVLLGWSVLAQAQSLDTVQVPVDGRGEAQRQDALAQGLEQMLVRLSGQRDVLDESVASEAATQLDRWVTRYDYSTLEDGRSALQARYDVNGLMAFMADRGASVWSMPRSRVLLWLVDQGAGRGEMVVEDHPLYAHLIAEAQRRGLTLVIPEWDNQDQERLNVADVRGRFDQQLHDASSRYPHELIAAAVLYQGEPATVNWRVLKDKTVLEEGREKTANSEDAVTALIDNVTDQLAERYGVKGEMTDLRTLLVVDEVDQLQDWFALQQFLGGLSGMRRASLEQVSATTLTFRLDFSASDEQLRNLLELSPRLQACPDAVVSGPQWHYCWR
- the purM gene encoding phosphoribosylformylglycinamidine cyclo-ligase; translation: MTEQKRPLTYRDAGVDIDAGNELVKRIAPVAKRTRRPEVLGGLGGFGALCELPTKYKNPVLVAGTDGVGTKLRLAIDHNRHEKVGVDLVAMCVNDLIVGGAEPLFFLDYYATGKLDVEIATSVVTGIGEGCELAGCALIGGETAEMPGMYEGEDYDLAGFCVGVVEKDGVLDGSKVEAGDKLIGLGASGPHSNGYSLIRRIMAQAETDIDLDGKPLIEHLLEPTRIYVKSLLKLIEQVPVHAMAHITGGGLPENLPRVLPDNTRAVIDTKSWEFPAVFQWLQQEGQVPAFEMYRTFNCGVGMVIAVPASHVDDALALLEAEGESAFLIGEIQAGDGQPDVVLDGLSA
- the purN gene encoding phosphoribosylglycinamide formyltransferase, which produces MTHRLAVLISGSGTNLQAIMDAREHGSLDVEIAVVFSNRANAAGLERASQAGIPTATLDHRDYPSREEFDQAMIDLLTPYAPDTVVLAGFMRILSSVFVRHYAGRLINIHPSLLPKYRGLNTHARALEAGDSEHGCSIHFVTEELDGGPLIAQAPISVQTNDTVDSLSKRVQQREHRLYPQVLQWRAQNRLELTYNGVLLDGKPLPTQGYILT
- a CDS encoding DUF3108 domain-containing protein, with product MASPSLHRVISSLNPLILASIMLVSLTFSSVASAEQTPSPFNLDYRLKSEGIPFSIEAHRSLSQMQNGLWKMEVHAKNWLGEIRETALFNWQGCTPLSNYYGYKRRGLGKVKEAKLHIDRQTGVVASERTDKPMRSYDVSNNATDELSVSLALQCELRDGANEVELQVADERAQKTHHYTVVGRETLTIDGGRVETLKVQRQRGKNSERQTYMWFAPDHDYTLVQLMQKNDDGEHLMTLQSLEGL